TTTTTAACGGCTCGATAGATAATTCGATGCAAGGCGAACAACCTTACCAGGCCCCACCCATGAGTAAATATTTCATAGTAGCCTCATTAGACCGTACATCTTTCTTAGTATATCCAGATAATAGGTAGGAGCATAAACTGAAACCTAGTATAGGTTAGAGTAGGTGTAAATGTAGATGATGACAAGTGACAAAATAATAATGTAAGCTACAATAACTCAGGAGTTATCCAACCACAACCTCAGGAGTTCTGAGGCAGAAGCTGATAACAGGTGTTATTCGTTCCCATAGATCACAACCATCAACAGCTGATAGCACGAAGGTTTCAAACACAGTGATGGAAGGCCAAAGGTTATGGTCATTGGTAGGTAGGAAAACCATGCATCTCGTGGTCGGATAAAGCTCAATTATGCCACTCAATTTAGTTATGTCGTCAGAACATTTGACATCCTCCAAAAAGTTGGTTGAATTTCTTGGGTCAGGAGTTCATGCATTATGTACCCAATGGTAGACCTTTGCATATCAGAAGAAGACATGATCATAAAAAGGTTAGCAGAACAGGGCTCTAAATGATTTTAGATGAACGGTAATCTAACGAAGATTGCAGAAATTTTCAGTCGGCAAGCAGCCATCTCACAAGAAACAGATGTAGGAGTTATTTAGAATTCAATTCAATCAAAGTCGAGAAGAGACAGGCATAACGTTCATCTACCTCCTATCATAATGCTAAAACTCGAGAGTCCGAATAGACATCTTGAGTTATTTGGCCAAATCAGCTTCTCCTCTTCGTAAGCAACCCATCAAACTCGTAAACATCTTGATTGAAGCATAATGTCAGAAAACACAAGTTGCAGCTTTGTACTTAAATCATAGTAGTAAAAAATATCTACAGGAACTTTTCATATCAGATCACAGCTCCCAAACATATCACAATGATACACATATGATTGGATATTTAAGAGTACACAAATGAAACCAAATTCAAAAATATCTAAACCGACATCTGCAAAATGAAGCCCTTTCAAAGTCATCATTCTAAAAACTAATAATCAAAAGTCCAAATCTGCCAAGTAAAATGCCTCCACATAACAGTGCAGACATAAACCTCAAATGTACTTTGTCCAACCAGTTCCATATATACAGTCTTTCCATCTAAAGCAGAATGAGGACAATTTATGGATCCACGGTGGTTTCCTTTACCACAGAACCTGACcaacaaaaaattttcaagtacAAGAAGGGAAGCATTTAAAGAAATATGCAAACCTTCTTCACATTAGACCTCATGACTCAAAATACACCTGCTTGGTCAGCACACCAGTCAGAAAATCAAAGGAGACAGTCGCTCAAATAACAAGCTCCAATCTCTAGCCAGATGGTGTGTGGGAAGGTAACCTACGCGGCACGAGGACTGGCTCATTACTTGCAGCTTTCATTGCAGCAATCTCCTCTAAACGTTTCCATGTTGCTTCTCGTTTCATCTTAACCTCTTTATCTTGTGCTTCATCTTCTTGAAACTTGAGCAAACATTCTTCAAAAAGCTCAGGGTCGGTGTCCGAGAAAATTTTACGAACATTGACGGTCAAGCTCTGCACTGCCTGATTCCAGTGGCTTCTTGCATTTTTTTCCAGGGCAGGAAAAATAATTGGCAAAATGACTTTACGATTCTGTTTGATTAGGTTCTCTATGTGATCATTGTTCCACAGAAACAAAGCCCTCTCAGCCACCTGTTGATGCAAGAGTCCAataatgttatatttgagagAGAGTAAGTAACTTGCACGCTTAAGTTCACAAGGCAAGCTGGCTCCATAAACCAATATTTTCTTGTATCAGTTTTAGAAATCATCACAACAAATTGGTAAATCCCAGACGTGTAAAATTTGTGGCAAGCAAGATACTATAAGCTATCTGAGTTCGACTTCTAAAGAAAAACATTTGCTGAAGGAAAGAAATTGGAGTCCTGAAACCTCCCTCCCAAGTCCAACCCAGCAGCCCACCACTAGATGGAAAGGGTGGGAATACAAGAATGAAGCTGCTGAAATTTGGAAGGATGGAGTTCCACAAACTCCATTTAGACATCCTCTTAAAGTGGAGAGAAAGGGATTAATCACTAAAATCAATCAAAACAGCAGGCATGTTATTCAGTGCCTCTGAGGAATTCAACTTGTCATCAGGTAAAATAATTTTACCTTCTTGGAAGTGAACATACGGGTATTGGGAGTATGGGCAAGATGAAGCACGCTTTCTGTCAAGTGATATTAGATACCAACCTCGTAAGAGACACAAAACTACTTTACTTATTCTATCATGCCAATAAAAGTCTTTCTAAGAGTTGAAATTTATGACAATGATGCATGGGATAAAAACTTTAAACTCCCACCATACTCAATGATCATCTACCAAGTTGAAATATACTTGTGATCATGCACTTCCCGGCAGAAGATGTCAACAGAGGCTTAGATGTCCATACAACCTTACTGAgtataaaagaaataaatcatgtCACTCTGACACTTTGGGCCTTCAATTACTgcaaaagttcataaaagaaAGAAGGCCAACATGCAGAAACGTTTGAAAACAATTCACAGGCTACAGCGCATGCTGAAACAGATATGCAGCGAAGGTTATCTGGGCTCGTGGTAATAAATCCGTATGCATTCATTGCTAATCCATGGGCAAGAACAATGCAGCTAACCAACTCAATAATTGCTGTTGAACTATCGATCTAACAGATATGGCAGGATTTAGTAACACGGGGATTATATTATTGGCGATGGAATTGATTTACTCAGACGGTCCTAGCAGACTAACGTGGTTGACCAGAAATGAAGAATCCCCAAAGTTCATCAATTATTTGTATCTAAGGAGCACCTGATATACACAGGGGAAGGATACCAGAAATGTCAAACTTGAAATGTAAAGTGAAAGTAGCAGGCGTATCATTTAAGGCAGTTACCAGAAACAACATCACTGCAGTTTTACTTGGTACTATCACTGAAGCATAACAAACCATGGCTGATATTCAACAGGACGTACTTACTTCTGCTGGCTAGGATGATTGAaggaaaatcatttttctaaactcaaatttttacattaaattatttcaaattgtTCAAGCCCCAAGTTTTAAAGTTAAAGAGTTGTCAAGCTGATGAGATCAGTTGCCCTTGTTCAAGTGTAATTCACGCCAACCCATTGTTTGCTGTCATAAAGATTCTTATGTACTTTAGAGCTGCAAATTCAGTAGACAGTTTATTCCTCCACTAAGATGTTGCAACAGTCTTGAAGCAGATGCTTTTATCCTTCTTGGATATCATTGACGTTATGCTTAACATGGCAGAATAAATGGTAAAAGCATCAACCTACACTTACAGTGCGCTACAAGTAGTGGAAAATGCCACATCAGGAGATAAAAAATGCTAATGTCTCTCTTGATATAACCACTACTCGTTTATGTCCACACACTCTAGATAAAAATTTGGCTCTCCAATCATATAACGAGCAGGAGATAGCTAAATCAATTTTAATCATGCCAAAAAGAAGGACAACAGCTCAACTTCACAACAAAAATTGCATTTCCCAACTTGGTTTAAAGGTGGTTTTGGACAACTAGGCTGAGGAAAAAGGTTGACAATGGCCCAAGGAAAGCTACCAACCTGAAAATGTGAACTGCTCAGGCAACGACCAATCTGGCGGAACAATGGAACCATGCAGCGCTGGAATTCTGGAGGTTGAGTTGCTTCCAGTACCTCTTCCAGTTCCCCCAGGAACATAACCTCTTTTGAACTGTTTGTGATTGGCCAATATTTCAATAAACCCCTTATTACAGTATCAGCAAGCTTGCAGTCCTTTTCCACGAACTGAGTGATGCAATAAGAAAGTTGCTGGTGGTACATGGGTATACACTTTGGTTTGTGAAGTGGAATAAGCGCACGCACAAGGAAGAGTTTGTGCTCTTCTTTCAGTGGCAAAGCAAAACCATTGATTATGCtacccaaaatttccagaagcTCAGCAATGCCATTATGCTTCTCAGTTTCAAAAATAAAACGGTAGAATATATTGTTGATTGCTTTTCTGATAAAAGGGCGGTGCACCATAAATTTACCATATATGCGGTGCAGGACAGTCTTCAAATACTCCCTTTCTCTAGGATCTTCTGAATCAAAGAGGTCTAACAACCGCAGAACAAAAGAGTGATCAATATACCTCTTAGCTAATTTTGCATCTGTCTCTGGCGAGGCAACAAACCTAAGAAGGAACTCGTACACAACTTGCAAATGGGGCCATGCAGCATCCATAAGAGGTTCTTCCTCATCCACATCAAAGGCTTCTAAGACTTTGTTCTCCCGAGGCTGAGAACTGAGTGTTCTGAACAAATTTGTGGATACCATCTTTATGATTTCTTGCATGACAGTTTCAGTAAACTTTCCATTTGCAGAACTGACATAGTCTACAAGCTCCACTAATGTCTGTCTCTTaatatctttttctttcaaattttttgttGGATCAGTAAAGTCAAACACAACCGAACACAAATTCAGCTTTTTGATGAACAAATTCTGCTTCTCAGAATTTGGGACATCTCGAAAGCTAGGCAAGGCCTCATAAGGAGAAACTGCTAGATTACCATTCACCTTCATGTTTAAAGCTTGGGGAAGCTTATTCCCATgatttaatcctggattagaAGCAACTGCAAGAGATGTGGCGTTTGAATTCCCTGACCGAGAATTGGAGAGGTCATTGCTCCTCGAACTAGTTGAAGCATTGGAAGAGAAAGTAGGTGGTCCTCCATCACGACCCTCAGCCGACTTAGATGGCTTCCGTGGCAACCTATTGAGTATCTGTTTGATCATCACTTAAGGTACGACCGACAACTCAATGGCCCTTGTCAAGCAAACTACTTTCAGACCACAAGGCTCAACATAAAgctaaaataaatgcaaaaatcgGATCTTCAAAAGAACTAAAGCAACTAGCAGAGGCCTATA
This portion of the Coffea eugenioides isolate CCC68of chromosome 11, Ceug_1.0, whole genome shotgun sequence genome encodes:
- the LOC113751567 gene encoding serine/threonine protein phosphatase 2A 57 kDa regulatory subunit B' theta isoform-like, which produces MIKQILNRLPRKPSKSAEGRDGGPPTFSSNASTSSRSNDLSNSRSGNSNATSLAVASNPGLNHGNKLPQALNMKVNGNLAVSPYEALPSFRDVPNSEKQNLFIKKLNLCSVVFDFTDPTKNLKEKDIKRQTLVELVDYVSSANGKFTETVMQEIIKMVSTNLFRTLSSQPRENKVLEAFDVDEEEPLMDAAWPHLQVVYEFLLRFVASPETDAKLAKRYIDHSFVLRLLDLFDSEDPREREYLKTVLHRIYGKFMVHRPFIRKAINNIFYRFIFETEKHNGIAELLEILGSIINGFALPLKEEHKLFLVRALIPLHKPKCIPMYHQQLSYCITQFVEKDCKLADTVIRGLLKYWPITNSSKEVMFLGELEEVLEATQPPEFQRCMVPLFRQIGRCLSSSHFQVAERALFLWNNDHIENLIKQNRKVILPIIFPALEKNARSHWNQAVQSLTVNVRKIFSDTDPELFEECLLKFQEDEAQDKEVKMKREATWKRLEEIAAMKAASNEPVLVPRRLPSHTPSG